A genomic region of Corticium candelabrum chromosome 22, ooCorCand1.1, whole genome shotgun sequence contains the following coding sequences:
- the LOC134197562 gene encoding 5-aminolevulinate synthase, erythroid-specific, mitochondrial-like isoform X1: MRRYASSRWLDDVVFLRCPFLTVGTTGWAFGGRFKPCRRARELSAVVGSLSPGVAGGSAGINSHQPKKNCPFHASSFPCRRDCVSPSGNHCTLDFTNPMVEQVSVGAGGAAGADAKLGVKSKASSCPFSHMFETVQDKEKVTVAQMEEKRANSPVDWQKNVGVFDYNGLFAAKLDEKRKDNSYRVFKTVQRLAQNYPKAENYYTSEDGKTREMQEVTIWCANDYLGMSRHPDVLKAARETLEKYGVGAGGTRNISGNGILHEALEASLAELHRKDAALLFTSCFNANDTTLAVLGKYLPNMIYFSDKGNHRSMIDGVRHSGAKKQIFRHNDVQHLEELLQAANPSTPKIVAFETVYSMAGTISPLREMCDVAHKYGALTFVDEVHAVGLYGHRGAGVAEELGLMDHVDIVSGTLGKAFGVHGGYIASSNNLVDMVRSFGAGFIFTTSMPPINAAAALTSIQILKGDEGRTLRAGHRESVKKVKEMLIREGIPIGCAPSHIIPIEVNNAKACQAVCDDLLNEQGIYVQAINYPTVDVGQEKLRVTPSPHHTNQMINQFVGSILTVWKKHNLPLIPEAERDPSAAHHLSHFLETQADNRAWVEPHLNLVRQPMSA, from the exons ATGCGACGCTACGCGAGTTCTCGGTGGCTCGACGACGTAGTTTTCCTTCGCTGTCCGTTTCTCACCGTGGGGACGACCGGGTGGGCATTTGGCGGCCGGTTTAAACCCTGCAGGCGTGCGCGCGAGCTCTCTGCAGTCGTCGGTTCGTTATCTC CTGGTGTTGCTGGTGGGTCGGCGGGTATAAACTCACATCAACCGAAGAAAAATTGCCCTTTCCATGCCAGTTCGTTTCCTTGTCGTCGTGACTGTGTCTCTCCAAGTGGCAACCACTGCACACTCGACTTCACTAATCCCATGGTGGAGCAGGTGTCTGTGGGCGCCGGAGGTGCTGCTGGTGCTGATGCAAAACTGGGAGTAAAATCTAAGGCGTCGAGTTGTCCGTTTTCTCACATGTTTGAGACGGTGCAAGACAAGGAAAAAGTCACTGTGGCTCAGATGGAAGAGAAGAGAG CCAACTCGCCAGTTGATTGGCAGAAAAACG TTGGTGTGTTTGACTACAACGGCTTGTTTGCAGCCAAGCTTGACGAGAAGAGAAAGGACAACAGCTACAGGGTGTTCAAGACCGTCCAGCGGTTGGCACAGAACTACCCAAAGGCGGAAAATTATTATACGTCAGAGGATGGGAAGACCCGTGAGATGCAGGAGGTCACCATTTGGTGTGCAAACGATTACCTTGGAATGAGTCGTCATCCGGACGTTCTTAAAGCTGCAAG AGAAACACTGGAGAAGTATGGCGTCGGAGCTGGCGGCACACGAAACATCTCCGGCAACGGCATCCTCCACGAAGCTCTCGAAGCGTCTCTTGCCGAACTCCACCGCAAGGATGCCGCCCTCCTCTTCACCTCGTGCTTCAACGCCAATGACACGACACTCGCCGTGTTGGGCAAATACCTTCCCAACATGATCTACTTCTCAGACAAGGGAAATCATCGTTCAATGATCGACGGCGTGCGCCACAGCGGAGCGAAGAAACAAATCTTCCGTCACAACGACGTCCAACACTTGGAGGAGCTACTACAAGCGGCCAATCCCTCAACCCCGAAGATCGTCGCGTTCGAGACGGTCTACTCGATGGCGGGAACGATCTCGCCACTCAGAGAAATGTGTGATGTCGCGCATAAGTACGGAGCTCTCACGTTTGTTGATGAAGTCCACGCCGTTGGACTCTACGGCCACCGCGGTGCAGGCGTGGCCGAGGAGCTTGGCCTTATGGATCACGTTGATATCGTTTCAGGGACGCTCGGGAAGGCATTTGGCGTTCACGGTGGGTACATCGCGTCGTCAAACAATCTGGTGGATATGGTTCGTAGTTTCGGTGCCGGGTTTATATTCACGACGTCTATGCCGCCTATTAATGCGGCCGCCGCCCTCACGTCAATTCAAATCTTGAAGGGAGACGAAGGGCGGACGCTGAGAGCCGGACATCGAGAGTCGGTGAAGAAAGTCAAGGAGATGCTGATCCGTGAGGGAATACCCATCGGGTGCGCACCAAGTCACATAATTCCAATCGAG GTGAATAATGCGAAGGCTTGTCAGGCCGTGTGTGACGATCTCCTCAACGAGCAGGGAATCTACGTGCAAGCCATCAACTACCCGACCGTCGACGTTGGGCAAGAGAAGCTCCGTGTCACTCCATCACCACATCACACAAACCAAATGATCAACCAGTTCGTTGGCTCCATTCTAACCGTGTGGAAAAAGCACAACCTGCCGCTCATTCCTGAAGCAGAACGTGATCCGTCGGCTGCCCATCATTTGTCTCATTTCCTGGAGACTCAGGCTGACAACAGAGCTTGGGTTGAGCCACATTTGAATTTAGTGCGGCAGCCGATGTCGGCCTGA
- the LOC134197562 gene encoding 5-aminolevulinate synthase, erythroid-specific, mitochondrial-like isoform X2: MLHSKLMTKCPFLGRVSRDFLKHCGQSLRIFSSKCPVMSSVLRETTSATPAGVAGGSAGINSHQPKKNCPFHASSFPCRRDCVSPSGNHCTLDFTNPMVEQVSVGAGGAAGADAKLGVKSKASSCPFSHMFETVQDKEKVTVAQMEEKRANSPVDWQKNVGVFDYNGLFAAKLDEKRKDNSYRVFKTVQRLAQNYPKAENYYTSEDGKTREMQEVTIWCANDYLGMSRHPDVLKAARETLEKYGVGAGGTRNISGNGILHEALEASLAELHRKDAALLFTSCFNANDTTLAVLGKYLPNMIYFSDKGNHRSMIDGVRHSGAKKQIFRHNDVQHLEELLQAANPSTPKIVAFETVYSMAGTISPLREMCDVAHKYGALTFVDEVHAVGLYGHRGAGVAEELGLMDHVDIVSGTLGKAFGVHGGYIASSNNLVDMVRSFGAGFIFTTSMPPINAAAALTSIQILKGDEGRTLRAGHRESVKKVKEMLIREGIPIGCAPSHIIPIEVNNAKACQAVCDDLLNEQGIYVQAINYPTVDVGQEKLRVTPSPHHTNQMINQFVGSILTVWKKHNLPLIPEAERDPSAAHHLSHFLETQADNRAWVEPHLNLVRQPMSA; encoded by the exons ATGCTGCACAGCAAGCTGATGACGAAGTGTCCGTTCCTCGGTCGCGTCTCGCGCGACTTCCTCAAACACTGCGGACAATCTCTTCGCATTTTCTCCTCGAAATGTCCCGTGATGAGCAGCGTCCTGCGCGAAACGACAAGTGCGACACCAG CTGGTGTTGCTGGTGGGTCGGCGGGTATAAACTCACATCAACCGAAGAAAAATTGCCCTTTCCATGCCAGTTCGTTTCCTTGTCGTCGTGACTGTGTCTCTCCAAGTGGCAACCACTGCACACTCGACTTCACTAATCCCATGGTGGAGCAGGTGTCTGTGGGCGCCGGAGGTGCTGCTGGTGCTGATGCAAAACTGGGAGTAAAATCTAAGGCGTCGAGTTGTCCGTTTTCTCACATGTTTGAGACGGTGCAAGACAAGGAAAAAGTCACTGTGGCTCAGATGGAAGAGAAGAGAG CCAACTCGCCAGTTGATTGGCAGAAAAACG TTGGTGTGTTTGACTACAACGGCTTGTTTGCAGCCAAGCTTGACGAGAAGAGAAAGGACAACAGCTACAGGGTGTTCAAGACCGTCCAGCGGTTGGCACAGAACTACCCAAAGGCGGAAAATTATTATACGTCAGAGGATGGGAAGACCCGTGAGATGCAGGAGGTCACCATTTGGTGTGCAAACGATTACCTTGGAATGAGTCGTCATCCGGACGTTCTTAAAGCTGCAAG AGAAACACTGGAGAAGTATGGCGTCGGAGCTGGCGGCACACGAAACATCTCCGGCAACGGCATCCTCCACGAAGCTCTCGAAGCGTCTCTTGCCGAACTCCACCGCAAGGATGCCGCCCTCCTCTTCACCTCGTGCTTCAACGCCAATGACACGACACTCGCCGTGTTGGGCAAATACCTTCCCAACATGATCTACTTCTCAGACAAGGGAAATCATCGTTCAATGATCGACGGCGTGCGCCACAGCGGAGCGAAGAAACAAATCTTCCGTCACAACGACGTCCAACACTTGGAGGAGCTACTACAAGCGGCCAATCCCTCAACCCCGAAGATCGTCGCGTTCGAGACGGTCTACTCGATGGCGGGAACGATCTCGCCACTCAGAGAAATGTGTGATGTCGCGCATAAGTACGGAGCTCTCACGTTTGTTGATGAAGTCCACGCCGTTGGACTCTACGGCCACCGCGGTGCAGGCGTGGCCGAGGAGCTTGGCCTTATGGATCACGTTGATATCGTTTCAGGGACGCTCGGGAAGGCATTTGGCGTTCACGGTGGGTACATCGCGTCGTCAAACAATCTGGTGGATATGGTTCGTAGTTTCGGTGCCGGGTTTATATTCACGACGTCTATGCCGCCTATTAATGCGGCCGCCGCCCTCACGTCAATTCAAATCTTGAAGGGAGACGAAGGGCGGACGCTGAGAGCCGGACATCGAGAGTCGGTGAAGAAAGTCAAGGAGATGCTGATCCGTGAGGGAATACCCATCGGGTGCGCACCAAGTCACATAATTCCAATCGAG GTGAATAATGCGAAGGCTTGTCAGGCCGTGTGTGACGATCTCCTCAACGAGCAGGGAATCTACGTGCAAGCCATCAACTACCCGACCGTCGACGTTGGGCAAGAGAAGCTCCGTGTCACTCCATCACCACATCACACAAACCAAATGATCAACCAGTTCGTTGGCTCCATTCTAACCGTGTGGAAAAAGCACAACCTGCCGCTCATTCCTGAAGCAGAACGTGATCCGTCGGCTGCCCATCATTTGTCTCATTTCCTGGAGACTCAGGCTGACAACAGAGCTTGGGTTGAGCCACATTTGAATTTAGTGCGGCAGCCGATGTCGGCCTGA
- the LOC134197221 gene encoding coiled-coil domain-containing protein 115-like, which translates to MTTPVVDRLDSIALELLDVLVAIHLCRKGAHKLLENGHLSLSQARYSRGVKSVSSLQFPSEMSAAATTSVHNDENGIQIMLHQMTTESVTLTPNLTESDPPTEDTQLRHRKGHAKETRVETVSAKKEAKKEEKVARATYSDPLKWFGVLVPLSLRSAKKSFSEGVEMIVELANLQIKLECLRTEYGQLLKKKAEMKGD; encoded by the exons ATGACGACACCAGTTGTTGATCGGTTGGATTCTATTGCTCTTGAGCTTCTGGATGTTTTAGTAGCGATTCATTTGTGTCGAAAAGGCGCTCACAAGCTGCTAGAAAAT GGCCACTTGAGCTTGTCTCAGGCAAGGTATTCGAGAGGCGTGAAGTCAGTCTCATCTCTTCAGTTTCCATCGGAAATGTCGGCAGCGGCGACAACTTCTGT ACACAATGATGAAAATGGGATTCAAATAATGCTTCATCAGATGACAACAGAATCAGTTACTCTCACACCAAACCTGACAGAAAGTGACCCTCCCACTGAAGATACACAGCTGAGACACAGAAAGGGACATGCAAAGGAAACGAGAGTAGAAACGGTTAGTGCAAAGAAAGAAGctaaaaaagaagaaaaagtaGCAAGAGCAACTTACTCGGATCCTCTCAAATGGTTTGGCGTACTTGTGCCTCTGAGCCTTCGATCAGCAAAGAAGAGCTTTAGTGAAG gtgttgagatgaTCGTAGAACTGGCAAACCTGCAGATAAAGTTAGAGTGTCTAAGAACTGAATACGGGCAGCTATTGAAGAAGAAAGCGGAAATGAAAGGAGATTGA
- the LOC134197662 gene encoding protein fem-1 homolog C-like gives MALAKTVERRKPKNDSLEEQLLYACRYGITSDVDSILSLPVTNVNLEYEGVVVFEGERDVEGATPLWSAATAGHIEIVRSLLRARVDVNHSTKSKSTPLRGACYDGHLDVVRELLEAGAESNVGNRLNQTPLMIASGRGHKEVVELLLSWKVDTNIASVTGDTALHAAAEKGCLDIVKLLLANGARADLLTKEGWTPLILAAASKYVNVVEYLITLPGCEAEEHANALELLGAVWVDMDGDFERAEQFWRRALEYREKMGVVKSNVLPQMEVYWNRKEACTMAELTVMMLDMDCVLTNSLLVRERVLGHKHPQTPHYLRIRGDECLQLGDYVHTMLLWERAIEMDEHADIDALDLNSAATIAQNIIICLTGLAKMKEQGHQPKVVKFFHWALNCVRSAMKSGASVRELVLVLMISLGLWLSWHPLSDEESKVKSQAIRDVIELGVIGRDGLLPLNCCCSNELMLALPRLPLERLTALHKFPSESLVRELVRHGARVNAQDKDGNTALHIVCWSATNKTPTDGHARIARFLVESATHVDIRNAADIPALPWVDGLSRNAAKAADVLQLAKLQVTNPVLRLECLAARSIVVNQVNLLDSLSSRLQRFVQLHAPFVSPQAAS, from the coding sequence ATGGCACTAGCCAAGACCGTCGAGCGTCGCAAACCGAAGAACGACTCACTCGAAGAACAACTTCTCTACGCCTGTCGCTACGGCATCACGTCCGACGTCGACTCGATCCTCTCACTGCCCGTCACGAACGTCAACCTCGAATACGAAGGCGTCGTCGTGTTCGAGGGCGAGCGAGACGTCGAGGGGGCGACCCCCCTCTGGTCGGCAGCCACCGCCGGTCACATCGAGATCGTCCGCTCGCTTCTACGCGCACGCGTCGACGTCAATCATTCAACAAAATCGAAATCGACGCCTCTGCGCGGTGCGTGTTATGACGGACATCTGGATGTGGTGAGGGAGCTACTGGAGGCCGGCGCTGAGTCAAACGTCGGGAACCGACTGAATCAGACGCCGCTGATGATAGcgagtgggcgtggtcataaggAGGTGGttgagttgttgttgtcatggaaGGTTGATACCAATATTGCGAGTGTAACGGGGGATACTGCATTGCATGCGGCTGCTGAGAAGGGATGCTTGGATATTGTTAAGTTGTTGTTGGCGAATGGTGCTCGTGCGGATCTCTTAACGAAGGAGGGGTGGACGCCCTTGATTCTGGCTGCTGCGTCGAAGTATGTGAACGTCGTCGAGTATTTGATCACGTTGCCTGGGTGTGAGGCTGAGGAGCATGCAAATGCATTGGAGCTGCTCGGTGCCGTGTGGGTCGATATGGATGGGGACTTTGAGAGGGCAGAGCAGTTTTGGCGTCGAGCGTTGGAGTATCGTGAGAAGATGGGCGTGGTGAAGTCGAATGTGCTACCGCAGATGGAGGTTTATTGGAATCGAAAGGAGGCGTGTACGATGGCAGAGTTGACCGTCATGATGCTCGACATGGACTGCGTCTTGACTAACTCGTTGTTGGTTCGGGAACGAGTCCTCGGGCACAAGCATCCGCAGACGCCTCATTATCTCCGAATTCGTGGAGACGAGTGTCTTCAGTTGGGCGATTATGTCCATACGATGTTGCTATGGGAACGAGCGATCGAAATGGACGAGCACGCAGATATCGACGCGTTAGACCTCAACAGTGCTGCAACGATTGCACAGAATATAATAATCTGTTTGACCGGATTAGCCAAGATGAAGGAACAAGGACACCAACCGAAGGTCGTTAAATTTTTCCACTGGGCTTTGAATTGCGTCCGCTCTGCTATGAAATCGGGGGCGTCGGTCCGCGAGCTGGTTCTTGTGTTGATGATTTCGTTGGGTTTGTGGCTCAGTTGGCATCCTTTGTCCGACGAGGAATCCAAAGTTAAATCTCAAGCCATTCGTGATGTCATCGAGTTGGGGGTGATCGGTCGCGACGGGCTCCTCCCGCTTAACTGTTGCTGTTCGAACGAGTTGATGTTGGCGCTTCCACGTTTGCCGCTCGAACGTCTTACGGCGCTTCACAAGTTTCCAAGCGAGAGTCTAGTGCGTGAGCTCGTCAGGCATGGAGCGCGTGTTAATGCTCAAGATAAGGATGGAAACACTGCACTTCATATTGTCTGTTGGAGTGCGACGAACAAGACGCCGACTGATGGTCATGCTCGTATTGCAAGATTTCTTGTTGAATCGGCGACACACGTTGATATCCGGAATGCAGCCGACATCCCGGCTCTCCCGTGGGTTGATGGCTTGTCGAGAAACGCTGCCAAAGCGGCTGACGTTCTTCAACTAGCAAAGCTTCAAGTAACAAATCCTGTTCTCAGACTCGAGTGCCTTGCGGCTCGATCGATTGTCGTTAATCAAGTGAATCTGTTGGATAGTCTGTCTTCTCGTCTTCAGCGGTTTGTACAACTTCATGCTCCGTTTGTTTCACCGCAGGCAGCAAGTTGA